The Panulirus ornatus isolate Po-2019 chromosome 55, ASM3632096v1, whole genome shotgun sequence genome has a segment encoding these proteins:
- the Coq2 gene encoding 4-hydroxybenzoate polyprenyltransferase, mitochondrial codes for MSLLQWVIRGVPLRGSLGIVGQRQTVSFLHLTRLTYCVSGFRTTSGLCRCKKHGITSDPHLCCVNQWNCFSSVTRALKIDYNEKHQQRTHPIICVNKSSSTSDSTFPDSKNSVNVKKEEPDILKTDLSLDYGPNPTFSQRLVQSAPKTLRAYLQLMRLDRPIGSWLLFWPCGWSISMAAPPGSLPDLKTLTLFALGAVVMRGAGCTINDMWDKDYDGKVARTAGRPLASGALSMFDALVFLGTQLSLGCLVLLQLNWYAVLLGASSLGLVVLYPLMKRVTYWPQLMLGFTFNWGALLGWAAVHGSCDWSVCLPLYTAGIAWTLIYDTIYAHQDKYDDAIIGVKSTALKFGDATWKWLGSFGIMMISSLLLTGYNAHLAWPYYLAVAAAAARIGNQVMTLDINSPGDCGQKFRANRHLGLLLFAGIIGGTLLKTRENSTCMKDLKRSFSDL; via the exons ATGTCTTTGCTGCAGTGGGTGATAAGAGGAGTGCCTCTAAGAGGGTCATTAGGAATTGTGGGTCAAAGACAAACAGTTTCATTCCTCCATCTCACTCGCCTGACTTACTGTGTCTCAGGTTTCAGAACTACATCGGGTCTCTGTAGATGCAAGAAACATGGCATCACATCAGATCCTCACTTGTGTTGTGTTAATCAGTGGAACTGTTTTAGTAGTGTCACAAGGGCTTTGAAAATAGATTATAATGAAAAACATCAGCAAAGAACACATCCCATAATCTGTGTGAATAAATCCAGTAGTACCTCTGATTCTACCTTCCCAGACTCGAAAAATTCTGTAAATGTTAAAAAGGAAGAACCAGATATCTTAAAAACAGATTTATCTTTGGACTATGGGCCAAATCCAACTTTTTCCCAAAGATTAGTACAAAGTGCACCCAAGACTTTACGTGCATACCTCCAGTTAATGCGTCTTGACCGCCCTATTGGGTCTTGGCTTCTATTTTGGCCATGTGGTTGGAGTATTTCTATGGCAGCACCCCCAGGAAGTCTACCAGACCTTAAGACTTTGACCCTTTTTGCACTTGGGGCTGTTGTCATGCGTGGAGCTGGTTGCACCATTAATGACATGTGGGACAAGGATTATGATGGAAAG GTGGCAAGAACAGCAGGTCGACCTCTGGCAAGTGGTGCCCTATCTATGTTTGATGCTCTAGTTTTCTTGGGTACACAGCTTAGCTTGGGTTGTTTGGTACTCCTGCAGCTCAACTGGTATGCTGTATTACTTGGGGCAAGTTCACTAG GTCTGGTTGTGCTGTATCCCCTAATGAAGCGTGTGACATACTGGCCACAACTCATGCTGGGGTTCACCTTCAACTGGGGAGCTCTGTTGGGTTGGGCAGCAGTCCATGGTTCATGTGACTGGTCTGTGTGTCTGCCACTCTACACAGCAGGCATAGCATGGACTCTAATATATGATACAATATATGCACATCAG GACAAATATGATGATGCAATTATTGGTGTCAAGTCCACAGCATTGAAATTTGGTGATGCAACTTGGAAATGGCTCGGCAGTTTTGGGATAATGATGATTTCCAGTTTATTACTCACAGGATATAATGCTCATTTAGCATGGCCCTACTACTTAGCTGTAGCAGCTGCTGCAGCTCGCATAGGAAACCAG GTAATGACTCTGGACATCAACAGTCCAGGGGACTGTGGGCAGAAGTTCAGAGCAAACCGTCACCTAGGACTCCTTCTGTTTGCAGGTATTATAGGAGGAACACTACTGAAAACCAGAGAGAACAGTACTTGCATGAAGGATTTGAAAAGATCATTCTCTGACCTGTAA